One genomic window of Arthrobacter sp. KBS0703 includes the following:
- the trpA gene encoding tryptophan synthase subunit alpha, which translates to MTSKSAIAIDKARAEGRAALIGYLPAGYPSVEDTIAAGIALARNGADLIEIGIPYSDPVMDGPVIQAATTEALAKGFSVRQVFDVVAGITAETDAAVLVMTYWNPVVRMGVDEFSRRLAEAGGAGLITPDLIPDEAAEWMDASDKYGLDRVFLVAPSSSPERMRRTVEASRGFVYAVSIMGVTGARSSVSTAAKGVVAAAKHAGAERVCVGLGVSNADQVAEIAAYADGVIVGTALVSAIRDGGVDAVASLTKDLSAGLTRK; encoded by the coding sequence ATGACCAGCAAATCGGCGATCGCCATTGACAAGGCCCGGGCCGAGGGGCGGGCGGCCCTGATCGGCTACCTGCCCGCCGGGTACCCCAGCGTCGAGGACACCATCGCCGCCGGCATTGCCCTCGCGCGCAACGGCGCGGACCTCATCGAGATCGGCATCCCCTACTCTGACCCGGTCATGGACGGCCCGGTCATCCAGGCGGCCACCACCGAGGCGCTGGCAAAGGGGTTCTCCGTCCGCCAGGTGTTCGACGTCGTTGCCGGCATTACGGCCGAAACCGACGCTGCCGTCCTGGTCATGACCTACTGGAACCCCGTGGTCCGGATGGGCGTGGACGAGTTTTCGCGGCGCCTGGCCGAAGCCGGGGGAGCCGGCCTGATCACCCCCGACCTCATTCCGGATGAGGCCGCCGAGTGGATGGACGCCTCGGACAAGTACGGGCTGGACCGGGTGTTCCTGGTGGCGCCGTCATCATCGCCCGAGCGCATGCGGCGGACCGTCGAGGCAAGCCGCGGCTTTGTGTACGCCGTTTCCATCATGGGGGTCACCGGCGCCCGCTCGTCGGTGAGCACGGCGGCCAAGGGCGTGGTGGCAGCAGCCAAGCACGCCGGCGCGGAGCGTGTGTGCGTGGGCCTCGGAGTGTCCAACGCCGACCAGGTGGCGGAAATCGCCGCCTACGCCGACGGCGTGATCGTGGGAACAGCCCTCGTGTCCGCCATCCGTGACGGCGGAGTGGACGCCGTGGCCAGCCTTACCAAAGACCTCAGCGCCGGACTGACCAGGAAGTAA
- the pyk gene encoding pyruvate kinase, with amino-acid sequence MRRAKIVATFGPAISSFENTLAVIEAGVDVARMNMSHGDYSVHDGTYENVRKASKQLAKPVAIMADLQGPKIRLGRFVDGPHELFVGDIFTITTEDVPGTKEICSTTLKSLTDDVNVGDALLIDDGKVALRAIEVDDVKVVAQVTVGGMVSNNKGINLPGVAVNVPALSEKDEDDLRWAMRRGVDMVALSFVRDASDIKRVHEIMDEEGSRVPVIAKIEKPQAVEQLHEIIDAFDAIMVARGDLGVELPLEEVPIVQKRAIELARRWAKPVIVATQVLESMIDNPRPTRAEASDCANAVLDGADAVMLSGETSVGKYPIETVKVMARIIESTEVHGLERVPPLGTKPKTRGGAITRAAVEIADQLDAKYICAFTQSGDSARRLSRLRPIKPVFAFTPVEHVWNQLALTWGIQPVLVPMVDHTDEMTAQVDRSLLDMGIVEDGDLVVIAAGSPPGRAGSTNSLKVHKVGDLADTGRVGEAASNKEKVGPWPEKKKKA; translated from the coding sequence ATGAGACGCGCTAAGATCGTGGCAACATTCGGACCGGCCATTTCCAGCTTCGAGAACACCCTCGCAGTTATTGAAGCCGGCGTCGATGTTGCCCGCATGAACATGAGCCACGGAGACTACTCCGTGCATGACGGCACTTACGAGAACGTCCGTAAGGCCTCGAAGCAGCTGGCCAAGCCCGTTGCCATCATGGCCGACCTCCAGGGCCCCAAGATCCGTCTTGGCCGCTTTGTCGACGGCCCGCACGAACTGTTCGTCGGCGACATCTTCACCATCACCACCGAAGATGTGCCGGGCACCAAGGAGATCTGCTCCACCACGCTCAAGAGCCTTACCGACGACGTCAATGTCGGCGATGCGCTGCTGATCGACGACGGCAAGGTGGCGTTGCGCGCCATCGAGGTCGACGACGTCAAGGTGGTCGCCCAGGTGACAGTCGGTGGAATGGTCTCCAACAACAAGGGCATTAACCTGCCCGGCGTTGCCGTCAACGTTCCCGCCCTGAGCGAAAAGGACGAGGACGATCTCCGCTGGGCCATGCGCCGCGGCGTGGACATGGTTGCTCTTTCCTTCGTCCGGGACGCCTCGGACATCAAGCGCGTCCACGAAATCATGGACGAAGAAGGCAGCCGCGTGCCGGTGATCGCCAAGATCGAAAAGCCGCAGGCCGTGGAGCAGCTGCACGAGATCATCGACGCCTTCGACGCCATCATGGTGGCCCGTGGCGACCTTGGTGTGGAGCTTCCCCTCGAAGAGGTTCCGATCGTCCAGAAGCGCGCCATCGAACTGGCCCGCCGCTGGGCCAAGCCGGTCATCGTTGCCACCCAGGTGCTCGAGTCCATGATCGACAACCCGCGCCCCACGCGCGCGGAGGCCTCCGACTGCGCCAACGCGGTGCTCGACGGCGCCGACGCAGTGATGCTTTCCGGCGAGACCAGCGTGGGCAAGTACCCGATCGAAACGGTCAAGGTCATGGCCCGGATCATTGAATCCACCGAAGTCCACGGTCTTGAGCGCGTTCCTCCGCTGGGCACCAAGCCCAAGACCCGCGGTGGCGCCATCACCCGTGCCGCCGTCGAAATCGCCGACCAGCTGGACGCGAAGTACATCTGTGCGTTCACGCAGTCCGGTGACTCCGCGCGCCGCCTGTCGCGCCTCCGCCCGATCAAGCCGGTCTTCGCGTTCACTCCGGTGGAGCACGTCTGGAACCAGCTCGCGCTGACCTGGGGCATTCAGCCGGTCCTCGTGCCGATGGTGGACCACACGGATGAAATGACCGCACAGGTGGACCGCAGCCTCCTGGACATGGGGATCGTGGAAGACGGTGACCTGGTGGTCATCGCCGCCGGTTCCCCTCCCGGAAGGGCCGGTTCCACCAACTCCCTGAAGGTCCACAAGGTTGGGGACCTGGCCGACACCGGTCGCGTTGGCGAAGCCGCCAGCAACAAGGAAAAGGTTGGACCCTGGCCCGAAAAGAAGAAGAAGGCCTAG
- the gltB gene encoding glutamate synthase large subunit, which yields MTQTLHSPSWSEANQPDAAMSPFKRFAALPEAAGLYNPEQEKDACGLAIIATLRGEPGYDIVDAALTALRNLEHRGAVGADEGTGDGAGLLMQVPDEFFRAVTEFELPAPGQYVVGTAFLPAEQREADAAKAGIEGLAADEGLTVLGWREVPVVADLVGAMARACMPYFSQPFFASSTGEQLERNELDSRAWRIRKRAQNKYGVYFPSLSSRTIVYKGMLTTAQLEPFYPDLSDKRFKTKLAIVHSRFSTNTFPSWPLAQPFRTIAHNGEINTVKGNRNWMRARQSQLANPLLGQSPEELFPICTPGASDSASFDEVAELLWLSGRPITHSIMMMIPEAWENHATMDPARRAFYEYHSLLMEPWDGPAAVSFTDGNLVGATLDRNGLRPGRYWITEDGLVVFASEVGVIDVEPSKVVKKGRVSPGKMFLVDTEAGRIIDDEEVKAEVAASNPWAEWVKDNLIDLNDLPEREHVVHTAASVNIRQRTFGYTTEELKILLGPMARTGAEPLGAMGSDTPVAVLSKRPRLLFDYFVQSFAQVTNPPLDAIREELVTSLMCAIGPNGNLLDTKQVRQPQVSLPFPVINNDQLAKIANIESPDGDRIAMKVRGLYRPEGGENALRARLTEICEQVSGAINRGVQYVVLSDRDSNAQWAPIPSLLLVSAVHHHLLRSANRTKTALVVEAGDVRETHHVAVLVGYGASAVNPYLAMESVEQLIAAGDVVGVTPQDGVYNLIKGLGKGVLKIMSKMGISTVASYTGAQTFEALGLGQELVDEFFAGTHSQLGGVGLDVIAAEVSARHQMAYPEGGIEQPHRPLLGGGEYQWRRDGEPHLFNPETVFRLQHATRERRYDIFKAYTKGVDDQSENLMTLRGLLKFKDGLRPAVPLEEVEPISSIVKRFSTGAMSYGSISKEAHETLAIAMNRLGGKSNTGEGGEDVDRLLDPERRSAVKQIASGRFGVTSLYLTNADDIQIKMAQGAKPGEGGQLMAQKVYPWVARTRHSTPGVGLISPPPHHDIYSIEDLAQLIYDAKRANPSARVHVKLVSEVGIGTVAAGVTKAKADVVLVSGHDGGTGASPLNSLKHAGVPWELGLAETQQTLMLNGLRDRVVVQVDGQLKTGRDVVIAALLGGEEFGFATAPLVVEGCIMMRVCHLDTCPVGVATQNPELRARFSGKPEFVVNFFEFLAEEVREILAELGFRSIEEAIGHAEALDTREAINHWKAEGLDLDPILHGLEFDDDAPLRNLTGQNHELDKHFDQRLITMAAEALTDRSPVKIAVDVINTDRSVGTMLGHVVTKTFSTDVLATDTIDITLTGTAGQSLGAFLPAGITLRMYGDSNDYVGKGLSGGRIIVRPDRTNVFQAESNVIAGNVIGYGATSGEMFLRGQVGERFLVRNSGATAVVEGIGDHGCEYMTGGQTLIIGRTGRNFGAGMSGGTAYVLDLRITRVNKQALESGELQLQELDAEDRDIVHGLLVKHVEETESQLAARLLENFDDTAARITKVLPRDYAAVLQTRLSAIEEGLDPDGEEVWSRILEVTGG from the coding sequence ATGACCCAAACTCTTCACAGCCCCAGCTGGTCCGAAGCGAACCAGCCGGACGCCGCCATGTCACCGTTTAAGCGGTTCGCGGCGCTCCCCGAGGCAGCCGGGCTCTACAACCCGGAGCAGGAGAAGGACGCCTGCGGTCTTGCGATCATCGCCACCCTGCGCGGCGAACCCGGGTACGACATTGTCGATGCCGCCCTCACCGCCCTGCGCAACCTCGAGCACCGCGGTGCCGTGGGCGCCGATGAGGGAACGGGCGACGGCGCCGGCCTGCTGATGCAGGTACCGGACGAGTTCTTCCGTGCCGTCACCGAATTCGAACTCCCGGCACCCGGGCAGTACGTTGTGGGCACCGCCTTCCTCCCCGCCGAGCAGCGTGAAGCCGATGCCGCGAAGGCAGGCATCGAAGGCCTCGCCGCCGATGAGGGCCTCACCGTCCTGGGCTGGCGCGAAGTGCCTGTCGTGGCCGACCTCGTGGGAGCCATGGCCCGCGCCTGCATGCCGTACTTCTCGCAGCCGTTCTTTGCCTCGTCCACCGGAGAGCAGTTGGAGCGCAACGAGCTCGACTCCCGGGCCTGGCGGATCCGCAAGCGCGCGCAGAACAAGTACGGCGTCTACTTCCCCTCGCTGTCCTCACGGACCATCGTGTACAAGGGCATGCTGACCACGGCCCAGCTTGAGCCGTTCTACCCGGACCTCTCCGACAAGCGCTTCAAGACCAAGCTGGCGATCGTCCACTCGCGGTTCTCCACCAACACCTTCCCGTCGTGGCCCCTGGCGCAGCCGTTCCGCACCATCGCCCACAACGGTGAAATCAACACGGTCAAGGGCAACCGGAACTGGATGCGCGCCCGCCAGTCGCAGCTCGCCAACCCGCTCCTGGGCCAGTCCCCGGAAGAGCTGTTCCCGATCTGCACCCCCGGTGCGTCGGACTCGGCGTCCTTCGACGAAGTGGCTGAGCTGCTGTGGCTGTCCGGCCGCCCCATCACGCACTCGATCATGATGATGATCCCCGAGGCGTGGGAAAACCACGCCACCATGGATCCGGCCCGCCGCGCGTTCTACGAATACCACTCCCTGCTGATGGAACCATGGGACGGGCCGGCCGCTGTGTCGTTCACCGACGGCAACCTGGTCGGCGCCACCCTGGACCGCAACGGCCTGCGCCCGGGCCGCTACTGGATCACGGAAGACGGCCTCGTCGTGTTCGCCTCCGAGGTGGGCGTCATCGACGTCGAACCCTCCAAGGTGGTCAAGAAGGGCCGGGTTTCGCCGGGCAAGATGTTCCTCGTGGACACCGAGGCCGGCCGGATCATCGACGATGAAGAGGTCAAGGCCGAAGTCGCCGCCTCCAACCCGTGGGCGGAGTGGGTCAAGGACAACCTGATCGACCTCAACGATCTGCCCGAGCGCGAGCACGTGGTGCACACGGCCGCGTCCGTGAACATCCGCCAGCGGACCTTCGGCTACACCACCGAAGAGCTCAAGATCCTGCTGGGTCCGATGGCGCGCACCGGTGCCGAGCCCCTCGGCGCCATGGGTTCCGATACCCCCGTGGCCGTGCTGTCCAAGCGCCCCCGGCTCCTCTTCGACTACTTTGTGCAGTCCTTCGCTCAGGTGACCAACCCGCCGCTCGACGCCATCCGCGAAGAGCTGGTCACATCCCTGATGTGCGCCATCGGTCCAAACGGTAACCTGCTGGACACCAAGCAGGTGCGCCAGCCGCAGGTTTCGCTGCCGTTCCCGGTGATCAACAACGACCAGCTCGCCAAGATCGCCAACATCGAAAGCCCGGACGGCGACAGGATCGCCATGAAGGTCCGCGGCCTCTACCGCCCCGAAGGCGGCGAGAACGCCCTCCGCGCCCGGCTGACCGAGATCTGCGAGCAGGTTTCCGGCGCCATCAACCGCGGCGTGCAGTACGTGGTGCTGTCCGACCGCGACTCCAACGCCCAGTGGGCGCCCATCCCGTCGCTACTGCTGGTCAGCGCCGTGCACCACCACCTGCTGCGCAGCGCCAACCGCACCAAGACCGCCCTGGTGGTCGAGGCCGGCGACGTCCGCGAGACGCACCACGTGGCGGTGCTCGTGGGCTACGGCGCGTCCGCCGTCAACCCGTACCTGGCCATGGAATCCGTGGAGCAGCTCATCGCCGCCGGCGACGTCGTGGGCGTCACCCCGCAGGACGGCGTGTACAACCTGATCAAGGGCCTCGGCAAGGGCGTCCTGAAGATCATGTCCAAGATGGGCATCTCCACCGTGGCGTCCTACACCGGCGCGCAGACCTTCGAAGCGCTTGGCCTCGGCCAGGAGCTCGTGGACGAATTCTTCGCCGGCACGCACTCCCAGCTGGGCGGCGTGGGGCTGGACGTCATCGCGGCAGAGGTTTCCGCTCGGCACCAGATGGCCTACCCCGAGGGCGGTATCGAGCAGCCGCACCGCCCGCTGCTGGGCGGCGGCGAGTACCAGTGGCGCCGCGACGGCGAACCGCACCTCTTCAACCCGGAGACCGTCTTCCGGCTGCAGCACGCCACGCGCGAGCGCCGCTACGACATCTTCAAGGCCTACACCAAGGGCGTTGATGACCAGTCCGAGAACCTGATGACCCTGCGCGGGCTCCTCAAGTTCAAGGACGGCCTGCGTCCTGCCGTGCCGCTCGAGGAAGTGGAGCCGATCTCCAGCATCGTCAAGCGGTTCTCCACGGGCGCTATGAGCTACGGCTCCATCTCCAAGGAAGCCCACGAGACGCTCGCCATCGCCATGAACCGGCTGGGCGGCAAGTCCAACACCGGCGAAGGAGGCGAGGACGTGGACCGCCTCCTGGATCCGGAGCGCCGTTCCGCTGTCAAGCAGATCGCCTCCGGCCGGTTCGGCGTCACCAGCCTGTACCTGACCAACGCTGACGACATCCAGATCAAGATGGCCCAGGGCGCCAAGCCCGGCGAGGGCGGCCAGCTGATGGCCCAGAAGGTCTACCCCTGGGTTGCCCGCACGCGCCACTCAACGCCCGGCGTCGGACTCATCTCGCCGCCCCCGCACCACGACATCTACTCCATCGAGGACCTCGCGCAGCTGATCTACGATGCCAAGCGCGCCAATCCCTCGGCCCGCGTTCACGTCAAGCTCGTTTCCGAGGTGGGCATCGGCACAGTTGCCGCCGGTGTCACCAAGGCGAAGGCCGACGTCGTGCTCGTTTCCGGGCACGACGGCGGAACCGGCGCCTCGCCGCTGAACTCGCTCAAACACGCCGGCGTCCCGTGGGAGCTGGGGCTCGCAGAGACCCAGCAGACCCTGATGCTCAACGGCCTGCGCGACCGTGTGGTGGTCCAGGTCGACGGCCAGCTCAAGACCGGCCGCGACGTCGTCATTGCCGCGCTGCTCGGCGGCGAGGAATTCGGCTTCGCCACGGCACCGCTGGTGGTGGAGGGCTGCATCATGATGCGCGTCTGCCACCTGGACACCTGCCCGGTGGGCGTCGCCACGCAGAACCCCGAACTGCGGGCCCGCTTCAGCGGCAAGCCCGAGTTCGTGGTCAACTTCTTCGAATTCCTGGCCGAGGAAGTCCGCGAAATCCTCGCGGAACTTGGCTTCCGGAGCATCGAAGAGGCGATCGGCCACGCGGAAGCGCTCGACACCCGCGAGGCGATCAACCACTGGAAGGCCGAAGGCCTGGACCTCGACCCCATCCTGCACGGGCTGGAGTTCGACGATGACGCCCCGCTGCGCAACCTGACCGGCCAGAACCACGAGCTGGACAAGCACTTCGACCAGCGGCTCATCACCATGGCCGCCGAGGCGCTGACCGACCGCAGCCCGGTGAAGATCGCCGTGGACGTCATCAACACGGACCGCTCCGTCGGCACCATGCTGGGCCACGTCGTGACCAAGACGTTCAGCACCGACGTGCTGGCAACGGACACGATCGACATCACGCTGACCGGCACCGCGGGCCAGTCGCTGGGCGCCTTCCTGCCCGCCGGCATCACCCTGCGCATGTACGGCGACTCCAACGACTACGTGGGCAAGGGCCTCTCCGGCGGCCGCATCATCGTCCGGCCGGACCGCACCAACGTGTTCCAGGCCGAGAGCAACGTGATCGCCGGAAACGTGATCGGCTACGGCGCCACCAGCGGCGAGATGTTCCTGCGCGGCCAGGTGGGCGAACGCTTCCTGGTCCGCAACTCCGGCGCCACGGCGGTTGTCGAGGGCATCGGCGACCACGGCTGCGAGTACATGACCGGCGGCCAGACGCTCATCATCGGCCGGACCGGACGCAACTTCGGTGCGGGCATGTCCGGCGGAACGGCGTACGTGCTGGACCTGCGGATCACCCGCGTGAACAAGCAGGCGCTGGAATCCGGCGAACTCCAGCTCCAGGAGCTGGATGCCGAGGACCGCGACATCGTCCACGGCCTGCTGGTCAAGCATGTCGAGGAAACCGAATCCCAGCTGGCCGCGCGTCTGCTCGAGAACTTCGACGACACCGCTGCCCGCATTACCAAAGTGCTGCCGCGCGATTACGCGGCCGTCCTGCAAACCCGTCTGAGCGCCATCGAAGAGGGCCTTGACCCCGACGGCGAAGAAGTTTGGTCTCGAATCCTGGAGGTGACCGGTGGCTGA
- a CDS encoding glutamate synthase subunit beta, with amino-acid sequence MADPRGFLKVRQRETQPRRPVPVRIMDWKEVYEAQEKGVLKSQAGRCMDCGVPFCHQGCPLGNLIPEWNDLMWRDKGEEAIERLHATNNFPEWTGRLCPAPCEASCVLGINQPAVTIKQVEVSIIDEAFDNGWVNPLPPARLTGKTVAVVGSGPAGLAVAQQLTRVGHTVAVYERDDKIGGLLRYGIPDFKMEKEQVDRRLEQMKAEGTRFRTGVAVGADVTWEQLRRRYDAVVIATGATVPRDLPIPGRELEGVHFAMDYLVPANRVVAGETVENQIHAKGKHVVILGGGDTGADCLGTAHRHGAASVTTLAIGKQPPVERAGHQPWPTFPTLFEMASAHEEGGERTYLASTVEFVGENGKLTGVKVAETEFVDGKRLPKAGTERIIPADLVFLSLGFTGAEPAGISEQVSAEFDGRGNVARDGYYMTNTEGVFVAGDAGRGQSLIVWAIAEGRAAAAAVDKFLMGSTILPAPVAPTDRAIAVL; translated from the coding sequence GTGGCTGATCCACGCGGATTTCTGAAAGTACGTCAGCGTGAAACCCAGCCACGCCGCCCGGTTCCCGTCCGCATCATGGACTGGAAGGAAGTCTACGAGGCCCAGGAAAAGGGTGTCCTCAAGAGCCAGGCCGGGCGCTGCATGGACTGCGGTGTGCCGTTCTGCCACCAGGGCTGCCCGCTGGGGAACCTGATTCCCGAGTGGAACGACCTCATGTGGCGGGACAAGGGCGAGGAAGCGATTGAGCGGCTGCATGCCACCAACAACTTCCCCGAATGGACCGGCCGCCTGTGCCCGGCACCCTGCGAGGCGTCCTGCGTGCTGGGCATCAACCAGCCCGCCGTGACCATCAAGCAGGTTGAGGTGTCCATCATCGATGAGGCCTTCGACAACGGCTGGGTCAACCCGCTGCCGCCCGCGCGCCTGACCGGCAAGACGGTCGCCGTCGTGGGTTCCGGCCCCGCAGGTCTGGCCGTTGCCCAGCAGCTGACCCGCGTGGGCCACACCGTGGCCGTGTACGAGCGCGACGACAAGATCGGTGGCCTGCTGCGCTACGGCATCCCCGATTTTAAGATGGAGAAAGAGCAGGTGGACCGCCGACTCGAGCAGATGAAGGCGGAAGGCACCCGCTTCCGCACCGGCGTCGCCGTCGGCGCGGATGTGACGTGGGAGCAGCTGCGCCGGCGTTACGACGCCGTCGTGATCGCCACCGGCGCCACCGTTCCGCGTGACCTCCCGATCCCGGGCCGCGAGCTCGAGGGCGTGCACTTCGCCATGGACTACCTTGTCCCGGCGAACCGCGTAGTGGCGGGGGAGACGGTCGAGAACCAGATCCACGCCAAGGGCAAGCACGTGGTGATCCTCGGCGGCGGCGACACCGGCGCCGACTGCCTCGGCACCGCGCACCGCCACGGTGCGGCATCCGTCACCACCCTCGCCATCGGCAAGCAGCCTCCCGTGGAGCGCGCCGGCCACCAGCCGTGGCCGACGTTCCCCACGCTCTTTGAAATGGCCAGTGCCCACGAAGAGGGCGGTGAACGCACCTACCTCGCCTCGACCGTTGAGTTCGTCGGCGAAAACGGCAAGCTCACCGGCGTCAAGGTGGCCGAGACCGAATTCGTTGACGGCAAGCGCCTCCCGAAGGCCGGCACGGAGCGGATCATTCCCGCTGACCTGGTGTTCCTGTCCCTGGGCTTCACGGGAGCCGAACCGGCCGGAATCTCCGAGCAGGTCAGCGCCGAGTTTGACGGGCGCGGAAACGTGGCCCGCGACGGCTACTACATGACCAACACCGAAGGCGTGTTCGTGGCCGGTGACGCCGGCCGCGGCCAGTCGCTCATCGTGTGGGCCATTGCCGAAGGGCGGGCCGCCGCCGCGGCGGTGGACAAGTTCCTGATGGGAAGCACCATTCTTCCCGCTCCTGTGGCCCCGACGGATCGGGCCATTGCCGTCCTGTAG
- a CDS encoding ANTAR domain-containing response regulator, which produces MSEPTESNTTSQPARRVIVAEDETLIRLDIIEILRGEGYDVVGEADNGEKAVQLAEELKPDLVLMDVKMPVMDGITAAEKIVKARIAPVVLLTAFSQKELVERARDAGAMAYVVKPFTPADLIPALEIALSRHEEIKALENEVTDLQEQFATRKLVERAKSLLTTKMGLTEPEAFRWIQKTSMDRRLSMREVAETIINQVN; this is translated from the coding sequence GTGTCAGAACCGACGGAGTCAAACACCACGTCCCAGCCGGCGCGCCGCGTCATTGTGGCCGAAGACGAAACCCTCATCCGCCTCGACATCATCGAAATCCTGCGGGGCGAGGGCTACGACGTCGTCGGCGAGGCTGACAACGGCGAGAAGGCCGTGCAGCTGGCCGAGGAGCTCAAGCCGGATCTCGTCCTCATGGACGTCAAGATGCCCGTCATGGACGGCATCACCGCCGCCGAGAAGATCGTCAAGGCCCGCATCGCCCCCGTGGTGCTGCTGACCGCCTTCAGCCAGAAGGAACTCGTGGAGCGCGCACGCGACGCCGGCGCCATGGCCTACGTCGTCAAGCCCTTCACGCCCGCGGACCTGATCCCTGCCCTGGAGATCGCCCTCTCCCGCCACGAGGAGATCAAGGCCCTCGAAAACGAGGTCACGGACCTGCAGGAGCAGTTCGCCACCCGCAAGCTCGTTGAGCGCGCCAAGAGCCTGCTCACGACCAAGATGGGCCTCACGGAGCCGGAAGCCTTCCGCTGGATCCAGAAGACCTCCATGGACCGCCGCCTGAGCATGCGCGAAGTGGCCGAGACTATCATCAACCAGGTCAACTAA
- the trpB gene encoding tryptophan synthase subunit beta gives MAEAPTAGSDEGSVDAFLQGGTSLRHAPGPYFGSYGGRWMPESLIAALDELEDTFEKAKADPEFTAQIADLNKNYSGRPSLLTEAKRFAEHAGGVRVFLKREDLNHTGSHKINNVLGQALLAKRMGKTRVIAETGAGQHGVASATAAALLGLECVVYMGAEDCRRQALNVARMELLGATVVPVTNGSQTLKDAINEALRDWVANVGNTHYLLGTAAGAHPFPAMVRYFHEVIGEEARAQILEQTGRLPDAVCACIGGGSNAIGIFHGFLDDPSVKIYGFEAGGDGVDTGRHAATITLGKPGVLHGARSYLMQDDDGQTIESHSISAGLDYPGVGPEHSYLADIGRVSYEPITDSEAMEAFRLLCRTEGIIPAIESSHALAGAIKVGQRLAAEGDASDKIVVVNLSGRGDKDVATAAEWFDLLDKDSAEAAIGKEGEQL, from the coding sequence ATGGCCGAAGCGCCAACAGCCGGCTCTGACGAAGGCTCGGTGGATGCATTCCTGCAGGGAGGCACGTCGCTGCGTCACGCTCCGGGACCCTACTTCGGCTCCTACGGGGGCCGATGGATGCCTGAATCACTGATCGCGGCCCTCGACGAACTCGAAGACACCTTTGAAAAGGCGAAGGCCGATCCCGAGTTCACCGCGCAGATCGCCGATCTCAATAAGAACTACTCCGGCCGGCCCTCCCTCCTGACCGAGGCGAAGCGGTTCGCCGAGCACGCCGGGGGAGTCCGGGTCTTCCTCAAGCGCGAAGACCTCAACCACACTGGCTCGCACAAGATCAACAACGTGCTGGGCCAGGCCCTCCTGGCCAAGCGCATGGGCAAGACCCGCGTCATCGCCGAAACCGGCGCAGGCCAGCACGGCGTGGCCAGCGCCACGGCCGCCGCACTGCTCGGACTCGAATGCGTCGTCTACATGGGCGCCGAAGACTGCCGCCGCCAGGCACTGAACGTGGCCCGGATGGAGCTGCTCGGGGCAACCGTCGTGCCGGTCACCAACGGCTCGCAGACCCTCAAGGATGCCATCAACGAGGCGCTCCGCGACTGGGTGGCGAACGTCGGAAACACGCACTACCTGCTGGGCACGGCCGCCGGCGCGCACCCGTTCCCGGCGATGGTCCGCTACTTCCACGAGGTCATCGGCGAGGAGGCCCGCGCGCAGATCCTGGAGCAGACCGGCCGCCTGCCGGACGCCGTCTGCGCCTGCATCGGCGGCGGCTCCAACGCCATCGGCATCTTCCACGGCTTCCTGGACGACCCCTCGGTCAAGATCTACGGCTTCGAGGCCGGCGGCGACGGCGTGGACACCGGCCGGCACGCGGCCACCATCACGCTCGGCAAGCCCGGCGTGCTGCACGGCGCCCGCTCGTACCTCATGCAGGACGACGACGGCCAGACCATCGAATCCCACTCCATCTCGGCGGGGCTGGACTACCCCGGCGTCGGGCCGGAGCACTCCTACCTCGCCGACATCGGACGGGTCAGCTACGAGCCCATCACGGACAGCGAAGCCATGGAGGCCTTCCGGCTCCTGTGCCGCACCGAGGGCATCATTCCGGCCATCGAGTCCTCCCACGCCCTCGCCGGCGCCATCAAGGTGGGGCAGCGGCTGGCCGCCGAAGGCGATGCGTCGGACAAGATCGTGGTGGTCAACCTGTCCGGCCGCGGCGACAAGGACGTGGCAACAGCCGCCGAGTGGTTCGACCTCCTGGACAAGGACTCCGCAGAGGCAGCCATCGGCAAGGAAGGGGAACAGTTGTGA
- a CDS encoding amidohydrolase family protein: protein MGARPSIGIDLESGLSGEMFLAARIALVHQRALDNFEYANSQPGRASIPQTTTITTHEALRWATIEGARMMGLADHIGSISPGKKADLVVIDARQPNMQPVHNPVDTVVMQTSLANIEAVMIDGTWRKRHNKLDSVEGRTLDPAAWLDPLRESGQRVSSSMQLQVKDSAGGKQ from the coding sequence TTGGGTGCTCGCCCATCGATAGGAATAGACCTTGAGTCCGGCCTCTCAGGCGAGATGTTCCTCGCTGCCCGAATCGCGCTCGTTCACCAGCGCGCCCTTGATAACTTCGAGTACGCGAACAGTCAGCCGGGAAGAGCCTCAATTCCTCAAACGACGACGATCACCACCCATGAAGCCCTTCGGTGGGCCACCATTGAAGGTGCCAGAATGATGGGCTTGGCCGACCATATCGGTTCCATCTCACCTGGCAAGAAGGCCGACCTCGTCGTCATTGATGCAAGGCAACCGAACATGCAGCCCGTGCATAACCCCGTCGACACAGTCGTAATGCAGACGAGCCTGGCGAATATAGAAGCCGTCATGATCGATGGGACATGGCGCAAACGTCATAACAAACTCGACAGCGTCGAAGGCAGGACGCTCGACCCTGCAGCATGGCTGGACCCTCTCAGAGAATCCGGGCAGCGCGTGAGCTCCTCCATGCAGTTGCAGGTGAAAGATTCTGCGGGAGGCAAACAGTAG